In Cherax quadricarinatus isolate ZL_2023a chromosome 1, ASM3850222v1, whole genome shotgun sequence, the DNA window GACAAGCCTCCTCACACGTGTTGCTTTTGTTCACACACCGATAAATTTGAATCTGTGTGTAGTCTACTGTTAATTTAAGTTAGGCcgcctgagcggctagtttattgtgcaccccttgTTCGTTCTCCACACCTTCGTCCGTGCCAGTAGACACGTGTTATAGCACCGCAATGCCAGCGGTCGCTTCTTGCTTCGACCCTGCCAGCACAACTAAACGATTCATTGTATGATTTTCCCTGACAAATAATCCAACATCATCCTGTGAGCGGAAGAGAGAAGAAAAAATTATAGGGCCACATTGTATCTTCATCAGACTTCATTAGGTAAATAATATCACCTTTGAGATATTAGTAATTTCATAAGGTAAATCCGCATTATATAGTAGCTGAGTATGAAGTGATGCAGCACCTGAATATAGTCTCAAGATTACATATATCATATTAACATTAAAGTCATTAGGCCGCATCCAGGGGAATATGTCGAAATTCAAGAAAATAATATTGATGAAGACGGGACACAGCGGGGACTGTTCTTCTCCCGTAACTACAAACAGATAACCACAAAATAGCAATCAAAAACAATTAACCCCACACACGACCTGAAagccctccccccccaaaaaaaaattatggacAGAACTATGTACactctgctggtggtgttggttttCGGCCTCCAAGTGACGATACTAGACTCGGCCTCTGTCCCGAGCTCGTCCTTGAGGAAGAGCGTGACAGTGCAACACGAGGGTGACGTGCTGGACACACCAGAGTGGCTGCAGAAAATCCCCGAGGAGAGCAAGGTGGCCAAGTACCGCAAGAGACGCTTCTTCTCCTTCCCAACTGGATCCTCATTCTTTGTAAGTCGAAGCCTTAACTTGCAACagttacttaatttttttttaagtgttctATCTATCCatttgtctgtctgcctatctatTTGTTCATTTACAAGAGTGTATTACACATTTATTTTTACCAGAGATATGACACATTCAGCTTATACTTCTCAACCTTCACTTCGCAATGAAAAAAATGGTTCAGTTTCTGCGTCCTTAATTTACACACACAGAACTGCCTAGTAGacttaaagattattattattataatcaaaaggaagcgctaaacagaCTTAAAGAGCAATTCCTTAATCAAATCGACAGATCAGGACCACCATACGAATCGCTGTGGCTGGTTTCGGCATCTCTAATGGTCTGGCAATCGCCAGTACTAGTTTCTTCTACTTGCCCAACGACACCAGGATTAACTTCGGACGTTCCATGGAAGCGATGGAGCAGCGCCTCGATTTCTACCACCAAGCTGAACAGTTTCTTGACAGGtgcgtgtgtgtacctgtgttcctgtgttgctTTGCAGcgcgtctgtgtgcgtgtgtgtgtacctgtgttcctgtgttgcGTTGCATCGCGTCTGTGTGCGTGCGTTTCTGTGTTACtatgtgttactgtgtgtcactatgtgttactgtgttactatgtgttactgtgtcactgtgttactgtgtgttactatgTGTTACtatgtgttactgtgtgtcactgtgttactgtgtgttactatgTGTTACTGTGTGCGTTTATGAACAAATAACGCTCACATAGAAAGAAACgtctgacgacgtttcggtccgatctgGACCATTACTAGTCACTCGTTAattagtccaagtcggaccgaaacgtcgtttcaGATTTCATTcccttatgtgcgggttatttgtgtgttgttccattcACGTTATTGTAAAtttttgttatgtgtgtgtcggtgtgtgctTCCGTTCTTGCGTGTATATGTTTATATGTGTTTCTTCGTGTACGTGAGTACGTTCCTGCGTGTGTGGGTACGTTCCTGCGTGTGTGGGTACGTTCCTGCGTGAGAGTTTTTTTATTCATGTATATATCTTTTTGTTTGTGGATTGCAACTTGCTTTTGCTAACGGTACAAGATGCTTAATTAAAACTGttaattttttttcctttcacATTTTCTTTGTTATTGTTTCTGCTTCTTTCACTGTTTCCATCCCCATTTTCGTGGTTCTTCCAGCTTTCCATTTCGTGTACTCCCTTGCAAGCTCATGCAAATTCCAGAATTGCTAACCAGTTGTATAAACACTGTTTAGTACAAACACAATACGAAGAGTATTGCAGCCAGTTGGCAGCCATAATTGTGAGCCTCCCTCGTCATGACCTTTTTTCTGACCTCGGCAGCCTGGGGTTTGACGGTCACGCCTGTGCATTGAGAACCATATGTGAGGTCGCCGAGACGCCCTTTCAACAAGGTCTCTTCGGGGAGGTGGTAAACTTAATGTTGTCGTGAGTAataattgtattaatgttggttgttTGGGGTGTGATTCTTAAGTCACCTTTTTAAGGTGTAGCAAATAGTGTTATACATTTGTTTAAACTGGTTTTGTTTACTATGCCTGCCCATCACGTTGCATTTTCTTTTTTAGAGTCGAGATTACAACTTTCCTATCTATCTAGAGATGCTTCGTTTCCCAGGGTGACATCATCGTTCAGCGATGTGGGGAACAGCGTGGATAACGAGTACACCACCGCCGAATACTACGGGCGTGTACACGGCTCCTGCCACGCCATCTACCCGCAGTGTCCCGTGTCCTTCACCGACATCTTTACCAGCATTATCCCGATCTACTAGAGACACGCCAACTCTCCCTGCTGCTGTTGTAGGCCTCATGATGCCTGCCCAGCcattgctgctgatggtgttccaGTGAGGGCGGAGGTGTGGGGCTGCCTGCTGGTTGATGCTGTTCCAGGGATTCTGGACGACAAATATAATCTACTGCTCATGTCGTTCCAGAGTCAGGTTAGCTCTCGCGCTagcgttcacaggatggatatggggtgtacagtaaactagccgctttACCGGCGAAAAAAATGCATTATAAATTAATTACGAACTGCAGAACGCCGTTAGTAATGTAGTGAACTTCGGCGGACAATATAGTTATCTTTTCTGCGTTTGCAGATTGCTGAGCATTTGCAACAAGTGTTGAATTCTTGTCTGTAGGGAAAGATTAAGTGTGTGCTCCACCTCATACCATAgcgagtcaaaaaaaaaaaaaaacgtgtgtGAGACCACAGTGAATTTGTGGGAAGGTCGTCAGTGTAACCCGAAGGTTGTCAGTGTAACCTGAAGGTCGTCAGTCGTCAGTGTAACCTGAAGGTCGTCAGTGTAACCTGAAGGTCGCCAGTGTAACCTGAAGGCCGTCAGTGTAACCTGAAGGTCGTCAGTGTAACCCGAAGGTCGTCAGTGCAACCTGAAGGTCGTCAGTGTAACCTGAAGGTCGTCAGTGTAACCTGAAGGTCGTCAGTGTAACCTGAAGGTCGCCAGTGTAACCTGAAGGTCGTCAGTGTAACCTGAAGGTCGCCAGTGTAACCTGAAAGTCGTCAGTGTAACCTGAAGGTCGTCAGTGTAACCTGAAGGTCGTCAGTGTAATCTGAAGGTCGTCAGTGTGAAGTGAATCTTGTACAGTATTGTAAAAAAAATCTTAACAATATTGAAAGGCATAAAATAACGACCATAACGACcattataataatataacaacaccGCGGAGGGGACAAATCCAATATAACCCACAAGTTAGCAACGGAAATTAgccaacgtttcggtccgtcttggaccatcaCAACGCTTCAGgatggaccgaaatgtcgtctaatttttatttccaatttgtagATTATATATGACGGGTAACATCAGCCAGTGGaactcagccagagatcagtgtttgtgta includes these proteins:
- the LOC128685878 gene encoding uncharacterized protein encodes the protein MYTLLVVLVFGLQVTILDSASVPSSSLRKSVTVQHEGDVLDTPEWLQKIPEESKVAKYRKRRFFSFPTGSSFFIRTTIRIAVAGFGISNGLAIASTSFFYLPNDTRINFGRSMEAMEQRLDFYHQAEQFLDSLGFDGHACALRTICEVAETPFQQGLFGEVVNLMLSVTSSFSDVGNSVDNEYTTAEYYGRVHGSCHAIYPQCPVSFTDIFTSIIPIY